The following coding sequences are from one Terriglobales bacterium window:
- the pilQ gene encoding type IV pilus secretin PilQ, protein MRRKQLLGISLLLLAGCISAAAAASQLTDLNVASAGNMTTVTFKTSGAFTHNEYRPTDNLLLVDLAGVSPAKFANSTRDVKTPGVVSYHVLDYKGANGGEVTRVEISLLPGAMVHVSDVPNGLALRVMGDAFAAPAKPAEPFAKPAKPEAAAKTETAKPESKPESKRAAKTVASARPVTVESVSLSQGKDGMQVEIIGSGPMTAKAIRLKEPDRVVLDIANAVPGPKAHAIATTSGDVKGVRMGRFQAQPPVTRVVVDLAASREYEVAPAGNKLTLKLRGGEAMLLASNISAPPLASIAAAVPPAPISIPAAAVPAAPAKDPAKDAKEFVYLEPNYHPATPEAAAAAANDIAQKPATSADVKAEAKADPAARAAEAASRMRPEVTVNNLPAPPAAAAALSPKLANNPAAMQAAMAQAPAAAPAAAKPRYTGEPISVNLKDVDLKDFFRLIHEISGLNIVLDPNVRGSLTLVLDDVPWDQALDIVLTNNGLDKELQGNVLRIATVDTLRKEAEANRAKTEAQALAVDRVLYTHYLSYAQAKDVMPTIKKFLSQRGDLIADDRTNALIIQDIPNIIPEVQRLLVQLDRKSEQVEIEARVVAATRNFARDIGTQLGFGWGNSTSVVGGASAVGTSPLLINGLTPSFITIGNSIPLFSNQPAVGPTSGITVSNATNNYRLDFVLTMAETRGLLKILSRPRLVTQNNIQAVIRQGAQIPVVTAAQLGGPPTVTYVQAFLRLTVTPQITAEGTVFLNIDVENTVPDFGRQVNGNPTLNTQQETTKVLVTDGGTVMIGGVIQTQNSVNVSQVPLLGNIPVLGNAFRRRAVSTSTQELIFFITPKITQS, encoded by the coding sequence ATGAGGCGAAAGCAACTGCTGGGAATTTCACTTCTGCTGCTGGCCGGCTGCATCAGCGCGGCCGCGGCCGCGTCGCAACTGACGGACCTGAACGTCGCGTCGGCGGGCAACATGACCACCGTCACGTTCAAGACCAGCGGCGCGTTCACGCACAACGAGTACCGGCCCACCGACAACCTTCTGCTGGTTGACCTGGCCGGGGTCTCGCCCGCGAAATTCGCCAACAGCACCCGCGACGTGAAGACCCCGGGCGTGGTGTCGTACCACGTGCTCGATTACAAGGGCGCGAACGGCGGCGAAGTCACCCGCGTCGAGATCTCGCTGCTGCCCGGCGCCATGGTCCACGTGAGCGACGTCCCCAACGGACTGGCGCTGCGCGTGATGGGCGATGCCTTTGCCGCGCCGGCGAAGCCGGCGGAGCCTTTTGCGAAACCGGCGAAGCCGGAAGCTGCGGCCAAGACCGAGACCGCCAAGCCAGAGTCAAAGCCTGAATCCAAGCGCGCCGCGAAGACGGTTGCTTCCGCCCGGCCGGTGACGGTCGAGAGCGTGTCGCTCTCGCAGGGCAAGGACGGCATGCAGGTCGAGATCATCGGCTCGGGTCCGATGACCGCCAAGGCCATCCGGCTGAAGGAGCCCGACCGCGTTGTCCTGGACATCGCTAACGCAGTTCCCGGCCCGAAGGCGCACGCCATCGCCACCACCAGCGGCGATGTGAAGGGTGTGCGCATGGGCCGCTTCCAGGCGCAGCCTCCGGTCACCCGCGTGGTGGTTGACCTGGCCGCGAGCCGGGAATACGAAGTGGCGCCCGCCGGCAACAAGCTCACGCTGAAGCTGCGCGGCGGCGAAGCCATGCTGCTGGCGTCGAACATCAGCGCTCCGCCGCTGGCATCGATTGCCGCGGCCGTGCCGCCGGCGCCCATCTCCATCCCGGCCGCCGCCGTTCCGGCCGCTCCGGCGAAGGACCCGGCGAAGGACGCGAAAGAGTTCGTGTACCTGGAGCCCAACTATCATCCGGCGACGCCCGAAGCCGCGGCTGCCGCCGCCAACGACATCGCGCAGAAGCCGGCGACCTCGGCCGATGTAAAAGCAGAAGCCAAGGCGGACCCCGCCGCGCGCGCCGCCGAAGCTGCGTCGCGCATGCGTCCCGAGGTCACGGTGAACAACCTGCCGGCGCCTCCGGCGGCTGCCGCTGCGCTCTCGCCCAAGCTGGCCAACAATCCGGCGGCAATGCAGGCGGCCATGGCGCAGGCGCCTGCCGCCGCGCCCGCAGCCGCCAAGCCGCGCTATACGGGCGAGCCGATCTCGGTGAACCTGAAGGACGTTGACCTGAAGGACTTTTTCCGGCTCATCCACGAGATCAGCGGCCTGAACATCGTGCTCGATCCCAACGTGCGCGGCTCGCTCACGCTGGTGCTCGACGACGTGCCGTGGGACCAGGCGCTCGACATTGTCCTGACCAACAACGGCCTCGACAAGGAACTGCAGGGCAACGTGCTGCGCATCGCCACGGTGGACACGCTCCGCAAGGAAGCGGAAGCCAACCGCGCCAAGACCGAAGCCCAGGCCCTGGCCGTCGACCGCGTGCTCTACACGCACTACCTGAGCTACGCGCAGGCGAAGGACGTGATGCCCACCATCAAGAAGTTCCTTTCGCAGCGCGGCGACCTGATTGCCGACGACCGCACCAACGCGCTGATCATCCAGGACATTCCCAACATCATTCCTGAAGTGCAGCGGCTGCTGGTGCAGCTCGACCGCAAGTCGGAGCAGGTGGAGATCGAAGCCCGCGTGGTGGCGGCGACGCGCAACTTCGCGCGCGACATCGGCACGCAGCTCGGCTTCGGCTGGGGCAACTCGACCAGCGTGGTGGGCGGGGCCAGCGCGGTCGGCACCAGCCCGCTGCTGATCAACGGCCTTACGCCGTCATTCATCACCATCGGCAACAGCATTCCGCTGTTCTCCAACCAGCCGGCGGTGGGCCCGACCAGCGGCATCACGGTGTCGAACGCGACCAACAACTATCGCCTCGACTTCGTGCTGACCATGGCCGAGACCCGCGGCCTGCTGAAGATCCTGTCGCGTCCGCGCCTGGTCACGCAGAACAACATCCAGGCCGTGATCCGGCAGGGCGCCCAGATCCCGGTGGTGACTGCCGCGCAGTTGGGCGGCCCGCCGACCGTCACCTACGTGCAGGCCTTCCTGCGGCTGACGGTGACGCCGCAGATCACGGCTGAGGGCACGGTGTTCCTGAACATCGACGTGGAAAACACCGTCCCCGACTTCGGACGGCAGGTGAACGGCAACCCGACGCTGAACACGCAGCAGGAAACGACCAAGGTGCTGGTCACCGACGGCGGCACGGTGATGATCGGCGGCGTCATCCAGACGCAGAACTCGGTCAACGTCAGCCAGGTGCCGCTGCTGGGCAATATCCCGGTGCTGGGCAATGCGTTCCGCCGCCGCGCGGTCTCCACCAGCACGCAGGAACTGATCTTCTTCATCACCCCGAAGATCACGCAGAGTTAA